The following coding sequences are from one Vibrio syngnathi window:
- the tyrA gene encoding bifunctional chorismate mutase/prephenate dehydrogenase — translation MAVELNELRDQIDAVDKQMLDLLAQRLALVEKVGEVKSEHGLPIYVPEREAAMLASRRQEAEKIGVPPQLIEDILRRTMRESYASEKDSGFKCLNPELRSVVIVGGNGQLGGLFGRMFKLSGYEVKILGSQDWDKADEILDNAGLVVVTVPIHLTEGVIAKLGNLPSDCILCDLTSIKSKPLQAMMNMHQGPVVGLHPMFGPDVPSLAKQVIVYSDGRGSESYQWLLNQFGIWGASLCQMDAAEHDHGMTLIQALRHFTSFAYGLHLSKENPNIDQLLKLSSPIYRLEIAMVGRLFAQDPNLYGDIILSSDENIEMIRRFHSRFGEALEILDGKDKAKFVDSFNQVSDWFGDYSQQFLQESQNLLKQAHDSIHRG, via the coding sequence ATGGCCGTTGAACTGAACGAATTACGCGACCAAATCGATGCTGTCGATAAACAAATGTTGGATTTACTGGCTCAACGACTGGCTCTAGTAGAGAAAGTCGGTGAAGTAAAAAGTGAACATGGTTTACCTATTTATGTACCGGAACGTGAAGCCGCGATGCTGGCGTCTCGCCGTCAAGAAGCCGAGAAAATAGGAGTACCACCGCAGTTAATCGAAGATATTTTACGTCGTACGATGCGTGAGTCTTATGCCAGTGAAAAAGATTCTGGTTTTAAGTGCCTTAACCCAGAGTTACGTTCAGTGGTTATCGTTGGTGGTAATGGTCAACTTGGTGGTTTGTTTGGCCGTATGTTCAAGCTTTCTGGTTACGAAGTGAAAATCCTTGGCAGCCAAGATTGGGATAAAGCCGATGAGATCTTAGATAATGCTGGCCTTGTGGTTGTCACGGTTCCAATTCACCTAACGGAAGGTGTTATTGCGAAGCTGGGTAACCTACCAAGCGATTGTATTCTTTGTGATTTGACGTCGATAAAATCAAAGCCTCTACAAGCCATGATGAACATGCACCAAGGTCCAGTGGTTGGATTACACCCAATGTTTGGTCCTGATGTTCCAAGCCTTGCGAAACAAGTGATTGTTTACAGTGATGGGCGTGGCTCTGAAAGCTACCAATGGCTGCTGAATCAATTTGGTATTTGGGGCGCGAGCCTTTGCCAGATGGATGCTGCTGAACACGATCACGGCATGACATTGATTCAAGCACTACGCCACTTCACCTCTTTTGCTTACGGCTTGCACCTAAGTAAAGAGAACCCGAACATTGATCAGCTTCTGAAGCTAAGCTCGCCAATCTACCGACTGGAGATTGCGATGGTTGGCCGTCTGTTTGCTCAAGACCCGAACTTATACGGTGATATCATTCTTTCTTCGGATGAGAACATTGAGATGATTCGACGTTTCCACAGTCGCTTCGGTGAAGCATTAGAAATCTTGGATGGGAAAGATAAGGCCAAGTTTGTTGATAGCTTTAATCAAGTCAGTGATTGGTTTGGTGACTACTCACAGCAGTTCTTGCAAGAGAGCCAAAACCTTTTAAAACAAGCACATGATTCGATTCATCGTGGCTAA
- a CDS encoding M23 family metallopeptidase yields the protein MSKKVSITIPLTQGDQTFYFGRKAVLLCTTAIFSVPLLIGGAAYMHFEGKQELALQADDAQQLIETLIVEKEQTDFLYAEQVETNHSLSQALTEKEGTIQLLGKRVFDVESVLGLTDEEPLTDDVSLEDRIDAAAVDSAVRATMFRLIPNDSPMAYQRISSSYGRRSNPITGKRHVHTGIDLTCKRGEDIIAPADGVIETVRPSKKGFGNFITMRHSFGFMSSYAHLQKFKVRSGQFVSKGDVIASCGNSGNSTGPHLHYEVRFLGRSLNPQYLMDWTPENFNYVFEKEKKVKWGPLVQLIDNVVRLQINLTNVPYISSTIDTVSSEDSKKPITTN from the coding sequence ATGTCTAAGAAAGTTTCCATTACAATCCCCTTAACCCAAGGGGATCAGACGTTTTATTTCGGTCGAAAAGCCGTACTACTATGTACTACCGCAATTTTTTCAGTGCCTCTATTGATTGGCGGAGCCGCATACATGCACTTTGAGGGCAAACAAGAGCTCGCCCTCCAAGCCGATGATGCACAACAATTGATTGAAACACTGATTGTTGAAAAAGAACAAACCGACTTTCTTTACGCTGAGCAGGTAGAAACCAATCACTCACTGTCTCAAGCATTAACCGAGAAAGAAGGCACTATTCAGTTACTTGGTAAGCGTGTATTTGATGTGGAATCAGTGCTTGGCCTGACCGATGAAGAGCCGCTTACTGATGACGTCTCTTTAGAAGACCGAATTGATGCAGCGGCGGTAGATTCGGCAGTCAGAGCGACAATGTTTCGCTTAATTCCAAATGACAGCCCTATGGCTTATCAACGTATATCATCCTCTTATGGTCGCCGATCTAACCCTATAACAGGTAAACGCCACGTTCATACTGGTATCGACCTAACGTGTAAACGTGGTGAAGATATTATAGCGCCCGCTGATGGCGTCATTGAAACCGTACGCCCAAGCAAAAAAGGCTTCGGTAACTTTATAACTATGCGTCACTCGTTTGGTTTCATGAGCTCTTACGCGCACCTACAAAAATTCAAAGTACGTAGTGGTCAATTTGTGAGTAAAGGCGATGTGATTGCGAGCTGTGGTAACTCAGGTAACTCAACCGGGCCACACTTGCACTATGAGGTACGCTTCCTTGGTCGTTCATTGAACCCTCAATACTTGATGGATTGGACACCTGAGAACTTCAACTACGTGTTCGAGAAAGAGAAAAAGGTTAAGTGGGGTCCATTGGTTCAACTGATTGATAATGTAGTTCGCTTGCAGATCAACCTGACTAACGTGCCTTACATTAGCTCGACCATAGACACCGTATCGAGTGAAGATAGTAAGAAACCTATCACGACTAACTAG
- a CDS encoding 3-deoxy-7-phosphoheptulonate synthase, whose amino-acid sequence MQKSELSNVNIIDEQVLITPEELKAKLPLSDNARRFIQESRQTIADIIHKKDHRMLVVCGPCSIHDIEAAKEYAKRLKALSEQLSDQLYIVMRVYFEKPRTTVGWKGLINDPHLDGTFDIEHGLHVGRELLVELAEMEIPLATEALDPISPQYLADTFSWAAIGARTTESQTHREMASGLSMPIGFKNGTDGNLGTAINAMQAASSSHRFMGISREGQVALLTTQGNPNGHVILRGGKQTNYDSVSVHECEQELGKSGLEAALMVDCSHANSRKDFRRQPLVAEDVIHQIREGNKSIIGLMIESHINEGNQSSDIPLNEMKYGVSITDACINWDSTEALLKHAHTELVPFLENRLKG is encoded by the coding sequence ACTGATTACTCCAGAGGAGTTAAAAGCAAAATTGCCTTTGAGTGATAATGCTCGTCGTTTCATTCAAGAGTCTCGTCAAACTATTGCAGACATTATTCATAAGAAAGATCATCGCATGCTTGTAGTATGTGGCCCATGTTCTATCCATGATATTGAAGCGGCTAAAGAGTACGCGAAACGATTAAAAGCTTTATCTGAGCAGCTTAGCGATCAACTGTATATTGTAATGCGTGTTTACTTTGAGAAGCCTCGTACCACTGTTGGTTGGAAAGGCTTAATCAATGACCCTCACCTAGATGGCACTTTCGATATTGAGCATGGTTTACATGTTGGTCGTGAGTTACTTGTTGAACTTGCTGAGATGGAAATCCCACTAGCGACGGAAGCGCTAGATCCAATCAGTCCGCAATACCTAGCAGATACATTCAGCTGGGCTGCAATCGGCGCTCGTACGACTGAATCACAAACTCACCGTGAAATGGCGAGTGGTCTTTCAATGCCAATCGGCTTTAAAAATGGTACGGATGGCAATCTAGGTACTGCAATCAATGCAATGCAGGCGGCTTCTTCTAGCCACCGTTTCATGGGTATCAGTCGTGAAGGTCAAGTCGCACTACTCACGACGCAAGGCAACCCAAATGGTCACGTAATTTTACGTGGCGGTAAGCAGACGAACTACGATTCAGTATCGGTACACGAATGTGAGCAAGAGCTGGGCAAGTCTGGCTTAGAGGCGGCACTAATGGTCGACTGTAGTCATGCGAACTCTCGTAAAGATTTCCGTCGTCAACCGCTGGTGGCTGAAGATGTCATCCATCAGATTCGTGAAGGTAATAAGTCAATTATCGGCTTGATGATTGAGAGCCATATTAACGAAGGAAACCAATCTTCAGATATACCTCTCAATGAGATGAAATACGGTGTATCTATTACCGACGCGTGTATCAATTGGGATTCAACTGAGGCACTATTGAAACATGCACATACGGAATTAGTCCCGTTCTTAGAGAACCGCTTGAAAGGTTAG